The following nucleotide sequence is from Nitrospira sp..
CTTCCCAGTCGATGTCGCATCCCTCGGCCTTCGGCAGGAGTTCCTCTTCTTCTTCCTCGATATGGTGTTTCACCAACTCGCTCAGAACGCTGAACTTGGCCTGAAACTTCTCATCCGACGGCTTGAGCTTCTTCAACTCTGCGATGAGGACATGGACGACGTGATGTTCTTCGACCGCCTCGTTCATCATCGCGTCGTCGTCGATCGTTGCCCGAATGGCCGGATAAATGAGCCGCTCCTCGAGATCTGCATGGATGTCCAATTCCTGCATCGCCGTCTTGGCAATCTCCCCTCGCTCACGCCCCTCGGCGGTCTCGAAGTCTTCAAACAGCCCCTTCACCTTCTGGTGGTCCTCTTTCAGCATGTCGAACACCGTAGACGTAAACCCTGCTGTCTGCGCCATGATTCTCTCCTTTCGTAAAGGTCGACCGGCGATGTGATACCCGTCGCACGCTATCATGCTTTGCGCGCGCGCCGACCTCGGAGACACCCTAGTTTAGGTCAACATGGCTGGGTCAGGGGCTTGGGGAAGGTGGAGATCGTCGCGTAATCGTCATGCGGTGGAGC
It contains:
- a CDS encoding hemerythrin domain-containing protein, which produces MAQTAGFTSTVFDMLKEDHQKVKGLFEDFETAEGRERGEIAKTAMQELDIHADLEERLIYPAIRATIDDDAMMNEAVEEHHVVHVLIAELKKLKPSDEKFQAKFSVLSELVKHHIEEEEEELLPKAEGCDIDWEELEAKVLKRKETLLAKANGGGSRSRTRKPSR